A section of the Carya illinoinensis cultivar Pawnee chromosome 12, C.illinoinensisPawnee_v1, whole genome shotgun sequence genome encodes:
- the LOC122289581 gene encoding protein COBRA-like yields the protein MGSLSSSAFGPVKPSSFAVLLVLLLSCSSFSSTEAYDALDPTGNITIKWDIMSWTPDGYVAVVTMYNFQQYRHIQAPGWTLGWTWAKKEVIWSMMGAQTTEQGDCSKFKGNIPHCCKKDPTVVDLLPGTPYNQQIANCCKGGVINSWVQDPANAASSFQVSVGAAGTTNKTVRVPKNFTLKAPGPGYTCGPAKIVRPSKFVTADKRRVTQALMTWNVTCTYSQFLAQKTPTCCVSLSSFYNDTIVNCPTCTCGCQNNITDPGSCVDPESPYLASAVTGQGKSSNTPLVQCTSHMCPIRVHWHVKLNYKEYWRVKVTITNFNYRMNYTQWNLVVQHPNFDNLTQIFSFYYKSLTPYEGLNDTAMLWGVKFYNDFLSQAGPFGNVQSELLFRKDKSTFSFEKGWAFPRRIYFNGDNCVMPPPDAYPWLPNAGSRPVTSLVFPAFTILASLVFLLPFA from the exons ATGGGATCTCTTTCTTCGTCAGCGTTTGGACCCGTTAAGCCTAGCAGCTTTGCTGTTCTGCTTGTTTTGTTGCTTTCCTGCTCCAGTTTTAGTTCTACAG AAGCCTATGATGCACTCGATCCAACTGGAAATATCACAATCAAATGGGATATAATGAGCTGGACACCTGATGGCTATGTT GCTGTTGTTACTATGTATAACTTCCAGCAATATCGCCACATTCAAGCACCAGGATGGACATTGGGGTGGACATGGGCGAAAAAAGAAGTAATTTGGAGCATGATGGGGGCACAAACAACTGAACAAGGGGATTGTTCAAAATTTAAGGGAAACATTCCACATTGCTGTAAGAAGGATCCAACCGTGGTGGATTTATTGCCAGGAACTCCATACAACCAGCAGATTGCTAATTGCTGCAAAGGGGGAGTGATAAACTCATGGGTCCAGGACCCAGCCAATGCGGCAAGCTCGTTCCAGGTCAGTGTGGGTGCAGCTGGAACAACTAACAAAACTGTCAGAGTACCTAAGAACTTCACCCTGAAAGCTCCTGGGCCTGGATATACTTGCGGGCCAGCAAAGATCGTGAGACCAAGTAAATTTGTGACTGCAGATAAACGAAGAGTCACCCAGGCTTTGA TGACCTGGAATGTTACTTGCACGTATTCACAATTCCTTGCTCAAAAGACACCCACCTGTTGTGTTTCTCTTTCCTCCTTTTATAATGACACAATTGTAAATTGCCCAACTTGCACCTGTGGCTGTCAAAACAATATAACAGATCCTGGGAGCTGTGTAGA TCCAGAATCTCCATATTTAGCTTCAGCAGTAACAGGCCAAGGAAAGTCTAGTAATACCCCTCTGGTTCAGTGCACCAGCCATATGTGTCCTATCCGAGTCCATTGGCATGTGAAACTCAATTACAAGGAGTACTGGAGGGTGAAGGTCACTATCACGAATTTCAACTACAGAATGAACTACACACAATGGAATCTTGTTGTGCAACACCCCAACTTTGATAATCTAACCCAGATTTTCAGCTTTTATTACAAATCCTTGACTCCTTATGAAGGCTTAA ATGATACTGCTATGTTGTGGGGAGTCAAGTTTTATAATGATTTCCTTAGTCAAGCCGGCCCTTTCGGGAATGTGCAGTCAGAGCTCCTTTTCCGCAAGGAcaaatcaactttttcttttgaaaagggATGGGCTTTCCCACGTAGGATTTATTTCAATGGTGATAACTGTGTCATGCCGCCTCCAGATGCATACCCATGGTTGCCAAATGCTGGTTCCAGGCCAGTTACCTCCCTAGTTTTCCCAGCCTTTACCATCTTGGCTTCTTTGGTATTCTTGTTGCCTTTTGCATAG